One genomic segment of Rivularia sp. PCC 7116 includes these proteins:
- a CDS encoding glycosyltransferase family 2 protein encodes MSEPQVTIIVSPRERFSYTRESLESIYENTQIPFKLIYVDGNSPKNIREYLEIQAQEKGFQLIRTDYYLTPNRARNIGLAQVDTKYVAFVDNDIIPAAGWLKALIDCSEDTEATVVGPLMFQYLPLHQEIHFAGGESHIVVDQKGRRRLREKMYKQGKHITDPRVKLERTETELCEFHVMLVRTEIFQHLGMFDEQMLNTKEHLDFCMNVIKAGRTVYFEPASKVTYVPTSPLKFSDLHYYMLRWSNAWELASLLRLRQKWNLAEDGYFQHKYKALGWRRRDTILMPIVRALTLGIQNQFLHKVVMYGLLAPIEKLLNRYLTSVYAKKHLQPKSAAVVTQQRQLSEV; translated from the coding sequence ATGAGCGAACCTCAAGTAACAATTATTGTTTCTCCTCGCGAACGTTTTAGCTATACCCGCGAGTCTTTAGAAAGTATTTACGAAAATACTCAAATCCCATTCAAACTGATATATGTAGATGGAAATTCTCCGAAAAATATACGGGAATATTTGGAAATTCAAGCTCAGGAAAAAGGTTTTCAACTGATTCGCACCGATTATTATCTAACTCCTAATCGTGCTAGAAATATTGGGTTAGCACAAGTCGATACCAAATATGTGGCTTTTGTCGATAACGACATTATTCCTGCTGCGGGATGGTTAAAAGCTTTAATTGACTGTAGCGAAGATACAGAAGCTACTGTAGTTGGCCCGTTAATGTTTCAATATTTACCATTACATCAAGAAATTCACTTTGCCGGTGGTGAATCTCATATCGTTGTCGATCAAAAAGGTAGACGGCGGTTGCGGGAAAAAATGTATAAGCAAGGCAAACACATTACAGATCCGCGAGTCAAATTAGAGCGTACAGAAACCGAACTTTGCGAGTTCCATGTCATGCTGGTTCGTACAGAAATATTCCAGCACTTAGGAATGTTTGACGAACAGATGCTGAATACAAAAGAACATCTCGACTTTTGTATGAATGTTATTAAAGCCGGGAGAACAGTGTATTTTGAGCCTGCAAGTAAGGTCACTTACGTTCCCACATCGCCTTTGAAATTTAGCGATTTGCATTACTATATGTTGCGTTGGAGCAATGCTTGGGAACTCGCAAGTCTTTTACGCTTGCGGCAAAAATGGAATCTAGCTGAAGACGGATATTTTCAACATAAATATAAAGCATTAGGCTGGAGACGTAGAGATACAATCTTGATGCCGATTGTGCGTGCTTTAACTTTGGGTATCCAAAACCAGTTTCTGCATAAAGTTGTCATGTATGGTTTGTTGGCACCTATTGAAAAGTTGCTTAATCGATACCTGACGAGTGTCTATGCAAAAAAACATCTTCAGCCTAAATCTGCAGCAGTCGTAACTCAGCAACGACAGTTATCCGAAGTTTAA